One stretch of Sebastes umbrosus isolate fSebUmb1 chromosome 5, fSebUmb1.pri, whole genome shotgun sequence DNA includes these proteins:
- the ap3d1 gene encoding AP-3 complex subunit delta-1 isoform X5, protein MALKIVKGSIDRMFDKNLQDLVRGIRNHKEDEAKYISTCIDEIKQELKQDNIAVKANAVCKLTYLQMLGYDVSWAAFNIVEVMSSSKFTYKRIGYLAASQCFHESTDVIMLTTNQIRKDLSSPNQYDTGVALTGLSCFVTPDLARDLANDIMTLMSHTKPYIRKKAVLIMYKVFLKYPESLRPAFPRLKEKLEDPDPGVQSAAVNVICELARRNPKNYLSLAPLFFKLMTSSTNNWVLIKIIKLFGALTPLEPRLGKKLIEPLTNLIHSTSAMSLLYECVNTVIAVLISLSSGMPNHSASIQLCVQKLRILIEDSDQNLKYLGLLAMSKILKTHPKSVQSHKDLILQCLDDKDESIRLRALDLLYGMVSKKNLMEIVKKLMLHVDKAEGTTYRDELLTKIIDICSQSNYQYITNFEWYISILVELTRLEGTRHGHLIASQMLDVAIRVKAIRVFAVAQMATLLDNAHLMTGNVQRKGICEVLYAAAWICGEFSEHLENPTQTLEAMLRPKVATLPGHIQAVYVQNAAKLFATVLKSQEGNTDSTAAQETSQLMIERLPLFVQSANLEVQERASCILQLVKYIQKLQQKEVDVAEEVIALFAGELNPVAPKAQKKVPVPEGLDLDAWINEPPSESESEDEQPKAIFTKEETKHSRPRQEVDEKELARRREARKQEQANNPFYIKASPSSQKVYQEVSGVEHIPVVQIDLSVPLKVPGLPMSDQYVKLEEERRQKERVEKKKKEKKKRKEKRGGRGKKHDSGPESEEDITPAHMVDIVTEEMPENALPSDDDDKDPNDPHKALDIDLDKPLADSEKLPVRSHRAAEALKSPAEDGDAESAASQEPKKKSSKEKREKKKDKDRDRKKSKEEKKKKKHKHEEKGEDLLGGQADEPVVQSEETSEVAAPPTSTTAEVSDLDFWLSNAPVPSNTQEAATVAAAAEAAPVPEAASGTTPASEPDEPKDTEPEETKSSKHKKKKQKKEKEEKEKKKKKKHHHHHHHSDGGGEESVQNGTVEDEEPLPPMSNYCLLAENSYIKMENDIQGNLQDGSQVVVSVIFENKCESFLKAMEFNVMDSLNSKLQRPEGSGPHDGLTVPFQLPPGVSNEARFVFTMQSIVMPQKLKGTLTFIVKTEDSSTHEKLDFKLHFTCTSYLITTPCYSDAFAKLLESGDLKCSSLKLEGVSMPFHHLLARICFHHHFSVVERIDSCASMYSRSIQGHHVCLLVKTSGQTVSIDAKCDEQALLGNVLDEIKQTFSQC, encoded by the exons atggCTCTGAAGATAGTCAAAGGGAGCATCGATCGGATGTTCGATAAAAACCTCCAGGATTTAGTACGTGGCATCAGGAATCACAAGGAAGATGAG GCCAAGTACATCTCCACATGCATCGATGAGATCAAACAGGAGCTCAAGCAGGACAACATCGCCGTCAAAGCCAATGCTGTGTGCAAGCTCACCTAC CTTCAGATGCTGGGCTACGATGTCAGCTGGGCTGCTTTCAACATCGTTGAAGTCATGAGCTCCTCCAAGTTCACATACAAG AGGATTGGCTACCTGGCGGCCTCGCAGTGCTTCCACGAGAGCACCGATGTCATCATGCTGACAACCAATCAGATCCGAAAG GATCTTAGCAGTCCCAACCAGTATGACACAGGTGTTGCCCTCACTGGCCTCTCTTGTTTTGTGACCCCTGACCTGGCTCGGGACCTGGCCAATGACATCATGACGCTG ATGTCCCACACTAAACCCTACATCAGAAAGAAGGCGGTGTTGATCATGTACAAGGTGTTTCTGAAGTACCCAGAGTCCCTGCGACCCGCTTTCCCCAGGCTCAAGGAGAAACTGGAGGACCCAGACCCAG GTGTCCAGTCTGCAGCAGTAAACGTTATCTGTGAACTGGCTCGGAGAAATCCCAAGAACTACCTGTCTCTAGCACCGCTCTTCTTCAAACTCATGACCTCCTCTACTAATAACTGGGTTCTCATTAAGATCATCAAGCTG ttTGGTGCGCTCACACCACTGGAGCCGCGATTGGGGAAGAAGCTGATCGAACCTCTGACCAATTTAATCCACAG TACCTCTGCCATGTCTCTGCTGTATGAATGTGTCAACACTGTGATTGCAG TGTTGATTTCCTTGTCCTCTGGGATGCCTAACCACAGTGCTAGTATCCAG ctCTGTGTGCAGAAACTGCGAATCCTGATAGAAGACTCGGACCAGAACT tgAAGTACCTGGGCCTGCTGGCCATGTCAAAGATCCTGAAGACCCACCCCAAGTCAGTGCAGTCTCACAAGGACCTCATCCTCCAGTGTCTGGATGACAAGGACGAGTCCATCCGCCTCAGAGCTCTGGACCTGCTCTATGGCATG GTATCCAAAAAGAACTTGATGGAGATTGTAAAGAAGCTGATGCTGCATGTGGACAAAGCAGAAGGAACCACCTACAGAGATGAACTGCTCACCAAGATCATCGACATCTGCAGCCAGAGCAACTACCAGTACATCACCAACTTTGAATG GTACATCAGTATCCTAGTGGAGCTGACCAGGTTAGAGGGCACACGGCACGGCCACCTCATCGCCTCTCAGATGCTGGATGTGGCTATTCGGGTCAAAGCCATCCGGGTCTTTGCTGTTGCCCAGATGGCCACTCTGCTGGACAACGCCCACCTGATGACGGGCAACGTGCAGCGAAAGGGCATCTGTGAAGTATTGTATGCGGCAGCCTGGATCTGTGGCGAATTCTCAGA acACCTGGAGAACCCGACGCAGACGCTAGAGGCCATGTTGCGCCCTAAGGTGGCCACCCTACCGGGCCACATCCAGGCAGTGTACGTGCAGAACGCAGCCAAGCTGTTCGCCACCGTGCTAAAGAGCCAGGAGGGGAACACGGACAGCACAGCAGCGCAGGAAACCAGCCAGCTGATGATCGAGAGGCTGCCGCTGTTTGTCCAGAGCGCCAACCTGGAGGTGCAGGAGAGG GCGTCTTGCATCCTGCAGCTGGTCAAGTACATCCAGAAACTGCAACAGAAGGAGGTAGACGTAGCAGAGGAAGTCATCGCTCTGTTCGCTGGAGAACTAAACCCTGTAGCCCCCAAGGCACAGAAGAAAGTGCCTGTTCCTGAAGG TCTGGACTTGGACGCCTGGATCAACGAGCCTCCATCTGAGAGCGAGTCTGAGGACGAGCAACCAAAGGCTATTTTTACCAAGGAAGAGACCAAACACTCCCGCCCCCGTCAAGAGGTGGACGAGAAGGAGCTGGCGAGG AGGAGAGAAGCCAGAAAGCAGGAACAAGCCAACAACCCGTTCTACATCAAGGCCTCCCCGTCCTCTCAGAAG GTGTACCAGGAGGTATCTGGTGTGGAACACATCCCAGTGGTGCAGATTGACCTCAGTGTGCCTCTCAAAGTCCCAG GCCTGCCTATGTCTGACCAGTACGTGAAACTGGAGGAGGAGCGTcggcagaaagagagagtggagaagaagaaaaaggagaagaagaagaggaaagaaaagcgCGGCGGGCGAGGGAAGAAACACGATTCGGGCCCAGAGAGCGAGGAGGACATCACGCCTGCGCACATGGTCGACATAGTTACCGAGGAGATGCCAGAG AATGCCTTAcccagtgatgatgatgacaaagaTCCCAATGACCCTCATAAAGCCCTGGACATCGACCTGGACAA GCCACTTGCCGACAGCGAGAAGCTACCAGTCAGGTCACATCGTGCAGCAGAGGCTCTCAAGAGCCCAGCTGAAGATGGAGACGCAGAGAGCGCCGCTTCACAGGAGCcaaagaagaagagcagcaaagaaaagagagagaagaagaaggataaAGACAGGGACAGGAAG AAGagcaaagaagagaagaagaagaagaaacacaaacatgaagaAAAGGGGGAGGATCTTCTCGGGGGTCAGGCGGACGAGCCTGTGGTCCAATCAGAAGAAACCAGTGAGGTGGCTGCACCGCCCACCTCCACCACTGCTGAG GTATCGGATCTGGATTTCTGGCTCTCAAACGCTCCAGTGCCCTCTAACACCCAG GAAGCAgcaacagtagcagcagcagcagaagcagcccCCGTGCCTGAGGCGGCCTCTGGCACGACGCCAGCATCCGAGCCCGACGAGCCCAAAGACACCGAGCCGGAGGAGACT AAGTCCTCcaaacacaagaagaaaaagcagaaaaaggaaaaggaggagaaggagaagaaaaagaagaagaagcatcatcaccatcatcaccacagTGACGGAGGTGGAGAGGAGTCGGTGCAGAATGGCACTGTGGAGGACGAAGAGCCTCTGCCG CCCATGTCCAATTACTGCCTGCTGGCTGAGAACTCCTACATCAAGATG GAGAACGACATCCAGGGAAACCTGCAGGACGGCAGTCAGGTGGTGGTGTCTGTTATATTTGAAAACAAGTGTGAGAGCTTCCTCAAAGCGATGGAGTTCAACGTCATGGACTCTCTCAACTCCAAGCTGCAGAGGCCAGAGGGGTCGGGTCCACATGATGGCCTCACCGTCCCCTTCCAACTTCCACCTG GGGTGTCCAATGAGGCGCGATTTGTCTTCACCATGCAGAGCATCGTAATGCCTCAGAAACTGAAGGGAACACTCACCTTCATAGTAAAG ACTGAGGATTCCTCCACTCATGAGAAACTGGATTTCAAACTGCACTTTACCTGCACATCCTACCTAATCACTACACCTTGCTACAG TGATGCGTTTGCAAAGCTGCTTGAGTCGGGCGACCTGAAGTGCAGCTCTCTCAAACTGGAGGGAGTCAGCATGCCCTTCCACCACCTACTGGCCAGGATCTGCTTCCACCACCATTTCTCTG TTGTGGAGAGGATCGACTCCTGTGCCTCCATGTACAGCAGGTCTATCCAGGGTCACCACGTCTGTCTGCTGGTCAAAACT TCTGGTCAGACAGTGTCCATTGACGCTAAATGCGACGAGCAGGCGCTGCTTGGGAATGTGCTGGATGAGATCAAGCAGACCTTCTCTCAGTGCTGA
- the ap3d1 gene encoding AP-3 complex subunit delta-1 isoform X7, whose protein sequence is MALKIVKGSIDRMFDKNLQDLVRGIRNHKEDEAKYISTCIDEIKQELKQDNIAVKANAVCKLTYLQMLGYDVSWAAFNIVEVMSSSKFTYKRIGYLAASQCFHESTDVIMLTTNQIRKDLSSPNQYDTGVALTGLSCFVTPDLARDLANDIMTLMSHTKPYIRKKAVLIMYKVFLKYPESLRPAFPRLKEKLEDPDPGVQSAAVNVICELARRNPKNYLSLAPLFFKLMTSSTNNWVLIKIIKLFGALTPLEPRLGKKLIEPLTNLIHSTSAMSLLYECVNTVIAVLISLSSGMPNHSASIQLCVQKLRILIEDSDQNLKYLGLLAMSKILKTHPKSVQSHKDLILQCLDDKDESIRLRALDLLYGMVSKKNLMEIVKKLMLHVDKAEGTTYRDELLTKIIDICSQSNYQYITNFEWYISILVELTRLEGTRHGHLIASQMLDVAIRVKAIRVFAVAQMATLLDNAHLMTGNVQRKGICEVLYAAAWICGEFSEHLENPTQTLEAMLRPKVATLPGHIQAVYVQNAAKLFATVLKSQEGNTDSTAAQETSQLMIERLPLFVQSANLEVQERASCILQLVKYIQKLQQKEVDVAEEVIALFAGELNPVAPKAQKKVPVPEGLDLDAWINEPPSESESEDEQPKAIFTKEETKHSRPRQEVDEKELARRREARKQEQANNPFYIKASPSSQKVYQEVSGVEHIPVVQIDLSVPLKVPGLPMSDQYVKLEEERRQKERVEKKKKEKKKRKEKRGGRGKKHDSGPESEEDITPAHMVDIVTEEMPENALPSDDDDKDPNDPHKALDIDLDNLVEMAGRRPLADSEKLPVRSHRAAEALKSPAEDGDAESAASQEPKKKSSKEKREKKKDKDRDRKKSKEEKKKKKHKHEEKGEDLLGGQADEPVVQSEETSEVAAPPTSTTAEEAATVAAAAEAAPVPEAASGTTPASEPDEPKDTEPEETSSKHKKKKQKKEKEEKEKKKKKKHHHHHHHSDGGGEESVQNGTVEDEEPLPPMSNYCLLAENSYIKMMMEDADKENDIQGNLQDGSQVVVSVIFENKCESFLKAMEFNVMDSLNSKLQRPEGSGPHDGLTVPFQLPPGVSNEARFVFTMQSIVMPQKLKGTLTFIVKTEDSSTHEKLDFKLHFTCTSYLITTPCYSDAFAKLLESGDLKCSSLKLEGVSMPFHHLLARICFHHHFSVVERIDSCASMYSRSIQGHHVCLLVKTSGQTVSIDAKCDEQALLGNVLDEIKQTFSQC, encoded by the exons atggCTCTGAAGATAGTCAAAGGGAGCATCGATCGGATGTTCGATAAAAACCTCCAGGATTTAGTACGTGGCATCAGGAATCACAAGGAAGATGAG GCCAAGTACATCTCCACATGCATCGATGAGATCAAACAGGAGCTCAAGCAGGACAACATCGCCGTCAAAGCCAATGCTGTGTGCAAGCTCACCTAC CTTCAGATGCTGGGCTACGATGTCAGCTGGGCTGCTTTCAACATCGTTGAAGTCATGAGCTCCTCCAAGTTCACATACAAG AGGATTGGCTACCTGGCGGCCTCGCAGTGCTTCCACGAGAGCACCGATGTCATCATGCTGACAACCAATCAGATCCGAAAG GATCTTAGCAGTCCCAACCAGTATGACACAGGTGTTGCCCTCACTGGCCTCTCTTGTTTTGTGACCCCTGACCTGGCTCGGGACCTGGCCAATGACATCATGACGCTG ATGTCCCACACTAAACCCTACATCAGAAAGAAGGCGGTGTTGATCATGTACAAGGTGTTTCTGAAGTACCCAGAGTCCCTGCGACCCGCTTTCCCCAGGCTCAAGGAGAAACTGGAGGACCCAGACCCAG GTGTCCAGTCTGCAGCAGTAAACGTTATCTGTGAACTGGCTCGGAGAAATCCCAAGAACTACCTGTCTCTAGCACCGCTCTTCTTCAAACTCATGACCTCCTCTACTAATAACTGGGTTCTCATTAAGATCATCAAGCTG ttTGGTGCGCTCACACCACTGGAGCCGCGATTGGGGAAGAAGCTGATCGAACCTCTGACCAATTTAATCCACAG TACCTCTGCCATGTCTCTGCTGTATGAATGTGTCAACACTGTGATTGCAG TGTTGATTTCCTTGTCCTCTGGGATGCCTAACCACAGTGCTAGTATCCAG ctCTGTGTGCAGAAACTGCGAATCCTGATAGAAGACTCGGACCAGAACT tgAAGTACCTGGGCCTGCTGGCCATGTCAAAGATCCTGAAGACCCACCCCAAGTCAGTGCAGTCTCACAAGGACCTCATCCTCCAGTGTCTGGATGACAAGGACGAGTCCATCCGCCTCAGAGCTCTGGACCTGCTCTATGGCATG GTATCCAAAAAGAACTTGATGGAGATTGTAAAGAAGCTGATGCTGCATGTGGACAAAGCAGAAGGAACCACCTACAGAGATGAACTGCTCACCAAGATCATCGACATCTGCAGCCAGAGCAACTACCAGTACATCACCAACTTTGAATG GTACATCAGTATCCTAGTGGAGCTGACCAGGTTAGAGGGCACACGGCACGGCCACCTCATCGCCTCTCAGATGCTGGATGTGGCTATTCGGGTCAAAGCCATCCGGGTCTTTGCTGTTGCCCAGATGGCCACTCTGCTGGACAACGCCCACCTGATGACGGGCAACGTGCAGCGAAAGGGCATCTGTGAAGTATTGTATGCGGCAGCCTGGATCTGTGGCGAATTCTCAGA acACCTGGAGAACCCGACGCAGACGCTAGAGGCCATGTTGCGCCCTAAGGTGGCCACCCTACCGGGCCACATCCAGGCAGTGTACGTGCAGAACGCAGCCAAGCTGTTCGCCACCGTGCTAAAGAGCCAGGAGGGGAACACGGACAGCACAGCAGCGCAGGAAACCAGCCAGCTGATGATCGAGAGGCTGCCGCTGTTTGTCCAGAGCGCCAACCTGGAGGTGCAGGAGAGG GCGTCTTGCATCCTGCAGCTGGTCAAGTACATCCAGAAACTGCAACAGAAGGAGGTAGACGTAGCAGAGGAAGTCATCGCTCTGTTCGCTGGAGAACTAAACCCTGTAGCCCCCAAGGCACAGAAGAAAGTGCCTGTTCCTGAAGG TCTGGACTTGGACGCCTGGATCAACGAGCCTCCATCTGAGAGCGAGTCTGAGGACGAGCAACCAAAGGCTATTTTTACCAAGGAAGAGACCAAACACTCCCGCCCCCGTCAAGAGGTGGACGAGAAGGAGCTGGCGAGG AGGAGAGAAGCCAGAAAGCAGGAACAAGCCAACAACCCGTTCTACATCAAGGCCTCCCCGTCCTCTCAGAAG GTGTACCAGGAGGTATCTGGTGTGGAACACATCCCAGTGGTGCAGATTGACCTCAGTGTGCCTCTCAAAGTCCCAG GCCTGCCTATGTCTGACCAGTACGTGAAACTGGAGGAGGAGCGTcggcagaaagagagagtggagaagaagaaaaaggagaagaagaagaggaaagaaaagcgCGGCGGGCGAGGGAAGAAACACGATTCGGGCCCAGAGAGCGAGGAGGACATCACGCCTGCGCACATGGTCGACATAGTTACCGAGGAGATGCCAGAG AATGCCTTAcccagtgatgatgatgacaaagaTCCCAATGACCCTCATAAAGCCCTGGACATCGACCTGGACAA CTTGGTGGAGATGGCTGGGCGCAG GCCACTTGCCGACAGCGAGAAGCTACCAGTCAGGTCACATCGTGCAGCAGAGGCTCTCAAGAGCCCAGCTGAAGATGGAGACGCAGAGAGCGCCGCTTCACAGGAGCcaaagaagaagagcagcaaagaaaagagagagaagaagaaggataaAGACAGGGACAGGAAG AAGagcaaagaagagaagaagaagaagaaacacaaacatgaagaAAAGGGGGAGGATCTTCTCGGGGGTCAGGCGGACGAGCCTGTGGTCCAATCAGAAGAAACCAGTGAGGTGGCTGCACCGCCCACCTCCACCACTGCTGAG GAAGCAgcaacagtagcagcagcagcagaagcagcccCCGTGCCTGAGGCGGCCTCTGGCACGACGCCAGCATCCGAGCCCGACGAGCCCAAAGACACCGAGCCGGAGGAGACT TCCTCcaaacacaagaagaaaaagcagaaaaaggaaaaggaggagaaggagaagaaaaagaagaagaagcatcatcaccatcatcaccacagTGACGGAGGTGGAGAGGAGTCGGTGCAGAATGGCACTGTGGAGGACGAAGAGCCTCTGCCG CCCATGTCCAATTACTGCCTGCTGGCTGAGAACTCCTACATCAAGATG ATGATGGAGGATGCTGATAAG GAGAACGACATCCAGGGAAACCTGCAGGACGGCAGTCAGGTGGTGGTGTCTGTTATATTTGAAAACAAGTGTGAGAGCTTCCTCAAAGCGATGGAGTTCAACGTCATGGACTCTCTCAACTCCAAGCTGCAGAGGCCAGAGGGGTCGGGTCCACATGATGGCCTCACCGTCCCCTTCCAACTTCCACCTG GGGTGTCCAATGAGGCGCGATTTGTCTTCACCATGCAGAGCATCGTAATGCCTCAGAAACTGAAGGGAACACTCACCTTCATAGTAAAG ACTGAGGATTCCTCCACTCATGAGAAACTGGATTTCAAACTGCACTTTACCTGCACATCCTACCTAATCACTACACCTTGCTACAG TGATGCGTTTGCAAAGCTGCTTGAGTCGGGCGACCTGAAGTGCAGCTCTCTCAAACTGGAGGGAGTCAGCATGCCCTTCCACCACCTACTGGCCAGGATCTGCTTCCACCACCATTTCTCTG TTGTGGAGAGGATCGACTCCTGTGCCTCCATGTACAGCAGGTCTATCCAGGGTCACCACGTCTGTCTGCTGGTCAAAACT TCTGGTCAGACAGTGTCCATTGACGCTAAATGCGACGAGCAGGCGCTGCTTGGGAATGTGCTGGATGAGATCAAGCAGACCTTCTCTCAGTGCTGA